Proteins found in one Petrotoga sibirica DSM 13575 genomic segment:
- the glpK gene encoding glycerol kinase GlpK — MEKYILSIDQGTTSSRAIIFDHDGNVVSVAQQEFMQYYPKPGWVEHDPNEIWATTMGVIADAMARGNINRSQISAIGITNQRETTVIWDAETGKPLHNAIVWQDRRTSKICDTLKEKGLEETIKHKTGLMVDAYFSGTKIKWILDNVEGTKEKAEAGKLRFGTIDTWLIWKLTNGKVHVTDYTNASRTMIYNIFERKWDEDLLKELNIPSSLLPEVKPSSQIYGNTDPDVFGAEVPIAGIAGDQQAATFGQVCYEKGMVKNTYGTGCFMLMNTGEEPIESKHGLLTTIAYGINGKVNYALEGSIFVTGAAVQWLRDELKIVDSAADTEYYATKVKDNGGVYFVPAFAGLGAPYWDMYARGTIVGLTRGSSKAHIIRATLESIAYQTRDVLEAMEADSGIKLKTLRVDGGAALNNFLLQFQADILGVEVERPVVNETTALGAGYLAGLAVGFWNGQEELLRKWKRDALFTPQMDADEREKLYAGWKRAVERAKNWIEEK; from the coding sequence ATGGAAAAGTATATTTTATCAATCGATCAAGGGACTACAAGTTCCCGGGCAATAATTTTTGATCACGATGGGAATGTTGTTAGTGTAGCACAGCAAGAGTTTATGCAGTATTATCCTAAACCCGGATGGGTGGAGCATGATCCTAATGAAATTTGGGCAACTACCATGGGGGTTATAGCGGATGCTATGGCGCGAGGGAATATTAACCGTAGTCAAATCAGTGCGATTGGTATAACTAATCAAAGAGAGACAACAGTCATTTGGGATGCAGAAACAGGGAAACCTCTTCACAATGCGATCGTTTGGCAAGATAGAAGGACTTCAAAAATTTGCGATACATTAAAAGAAAAAGGTTTGGAAGAAACAATTAAGCATAAGACCGGTCTCATGGTAGATGCTTATTTTTCTGGAACCAAAATTAAATGGATTTTGGATAATGTTGAAGGAACCAAGGAAAAAGCAGAAGCAGGAAAACTTAGGTTTGGTACTATAGATACGTGGTTAATATGGAAGCTAACTAACGGGAAAGTTCACGTTACTGATTATACCAATGCATCAAGAACAATGATATACAATATTTTCGAGCGTAAATGGGATGAAGACCTTCTTAAAGAGTTAAACATTCCTTCTTCTCTGTTACCAGAGGTAAAACCTTCAAGTCAAATATACGGTAATACCGATCCGGATGTTTTCGGTGCAGAAGTGCCCATTGCCGGAATAGCAGGGGATCAGCAAGCTGCTACGTTTGGTCAGGTTTGCTATGAAAAAGGTATGGTAAAAAATACTTACGGAACTGGGTGCTTCATGTTAATGAACACAGGGGAAGAACCTATTGAATCTAAACATGGTCTATTAACTACAATAGCTTACGGAATTAATGGAAAGGTTAACTATGCCTTGGAAGGATCCATTTTCGTTACAGGTGCTGCTGTTCAATGGCTTAGAGATGAATTAAAGATAGTTGATAGTGCTGCAGATACAGAATATTATGCAACTAAAGTGAAAGATAATGGCGGTGTTTATTTTGTGCCGGCATTTGCAGGGCTTGGAGCTCCTTACTGGGATATGTATGCAAGGGGTACAATCGTTGGATTAACAAGAGGATCATCAAAAGCACACATTATTAGAGCTACTTTGGAATCTATAGCATATCAAACAAGAGACGTTCTTGAAGCTATGGAGGCTGATTCGGGTATAAAGCTTAAGACTCTGCGGGTGGATGGTGGTGCCGCATTAAATAATTTCCTATTGCAATTCCAAGCTGATATTCTTGGTGTAGAGGTTGAAAGACCAGTAGTTAACGAGACGACGGCTTTAGGAGCTGGATATTTGGCAGGTTTGGCTGTTGGTTTTTGGAATGGGCAGGAAGAATTATTAAGAAAATGGAAACGGGATGCTCTATTTACTCCACAAATGGATGCTGATGAAAGAGAAAAGTTGTATGCAGGTTGGAAAAGAGCCGTTGAAAGGGCAAAAAATTGGATTGAAGAAAAATGA
- a CDS encoding carbohydrate ABC transporter permease yields the protein MKKKKLKMYLIIFISIIILIVELFPIAIIIMNSFKKDIDIWSANPFSFKPTLDSYKKVFQRKDVMLGLRNSLIVSILSTSFSLVVGAMASYALSRFKFRYRKALSYSFLISRMIPQISLSIPLFMMFRSLGLTDTLIALIFAHMSFNIPYVIWVLLPFFSSVPIEYEEAALVDGCNRKKVFWKIFIPLVGPGLVVATVFTFMMSWNEFLYALVLTSSNAKTAPVVINGFMGQYAPLWGQLAAAGTIMLIPVFVITLAFQRYLIGGMGGGVKG from the coding sequence ATGAAGAAGAAAAAACTGAAGATGTATTTAATCATTTTTATATCGATAATAATTTTAATCGTAGAACTTTTTCCAATTGCTATAATAATAATGAACAGTTTCAAAAAAGATATTGACATATGGTCAGCAAATCCTTTTAGCTTCAAGCCTACACTGGATAGTTACAAAAAGGTTTTTCAAAGAAAAGACGTTATGTTGGGATTAAGGAACAGTCTTATTGTTAGTATCTTATCGACCTCTTTTTCTTTAGTAGTTGGAGCTATGGCTTCATATGCGCTGTCAAGATTCAAATTCAGATATAGAAAGGCTTTATCGTATTCTTTCCTTATTTCAAGAATGATTCCTCAAATTTCTCTATCTATCCCTTTGTTTATGATGTTTAGATCATTGGGGTTAACAGACACATTAATAGCTCTCATATTTGCTCATATGAGTTTTAACATACCTTACGTTATTTGGGTTTTATTACCATTTTTTTCGAGTGTACCCATAGAATACGAAGAAGCAGCTTTAGTTGACGGTTGCAACAGAAAAAAGGTTTTTTGGAAGATTTTTATCCCCCTCGTTGGGCCGGGGTTAGTAGTCGCTACTGTTTTCACTTTTATGATGTCTTGGAATGAATTTTTGTATGCTTTAGTTTTAACTAGTTCGAACGCTAAAACAGCTCCTGTCGTTATTAACGGTTTTATGGGCCAATATGCTCCGCTTTGGGGGCAGTTAGCTGCAGCGGGGACTATAATGTTAATTCCCGTTTTTGTAATAACTTTAGCTTTTCAACGGTATTTAATTGGAGGAATGGGTGGTGGAGTAAAAGGTTAA
- a CDS encoding MFS transporter, with translation MKSEKLPLKTKLFYASGDIFGGGAFNIINFFYAIFLTDVIGLKMQYIAPILLIGKIWDAVTDPLMGFITDNTRTRFGRRRPYLLAGTFLIFISFFILWYPASFPNQLGKFIYALTAYIAFTTVFTMVMTPYTALGAELTLDYNERTSLNSYRLAFSIGAGLVCAVLPMLIVNAFSDIRTGYIVMAITFGLIFSIPWIGVFMFTKEREEFSKEKSTFNFFNMFFEPFKIKSFRLLIAMYLLAYLSIDVVSTIFAYYTKYYIGNEGLLPIALGALFIAEIIFIPFYAFVAKKTSKNISYILGALVWCVAGFILFTFSPDVTMFQVILMAAIIGAGVSAVAVMPYTIFGDVTDVAELKFGKREEGTLSGLMTFVRKVASGLAVAGVTFSLGIAGFVNPIDGVEQFQPESFLFALRFIISFVPIILLVLGIIAAVRYPLNSKRHEKLREYLEAKRDNKTIKEELEKEITELKKELI, from the coding sequence GTGAAAAGTGAAAAACTACCTTTGAAAACTAAGTTGTTCTATGCGTCGGGGGATATTTTTGGTGGTGGTGCTTTCAATATAATAAATTTTTTCTACGCTATCTTCCTTACTGATGTCATCGGTCTGAAGATGCAGTATATTGCTCCCATTCTTTTAATTGGTAAAATTTGGGATGCTGTTACAGATCCTTTAATGGGATTCATAACCGATAATACCAGAACTAGGTTTGGCAGAAGAAGACCTTACTTGCTGGCAGGAACCTTTTTGATCTTTATATCTTTTTTCATTCTTTGGTATCCAGCAAGTTTTCCTAATCAATTGGGGAAATTCATTTACGCACTAACGGCATATATAGCTTTTACAACCGTATTTACTATGGTTATGACACCTTATACTGCTTTAGGAGCCGAATTAACGTTAGATTACAATGAAAGGACATCTTTAAATTCATATAGACTTGCCTTTTCGATAGGTGCGGGTTTGGTTTGTGCGGTACTTCCAATGTTAATTGTGAATGCTTTTTCTGATATCAGAACAGGGTATATAGTGATGGCAATAACCTTTGGTTTGATCTTTTCAATTCCGTGGATTGGTGTTTTTATGTTCACCAAGGAAAGAGAAGAGTTTTCAAAAGAGAAAAGTACCTTCAACTTTTTCAATATGTTTTTTGAACCTTTTAAAATTAAAAGCTTTCGACTCCTTATCGCTATGTATCTTCTAGCCTACTTATCGATAGATGTAGTTTCAACCATTTTTGCCTATTATACTAAATATTATATTGGAAATGAAGGCTTACTTCCCATAGCTTTAGGTGCTCTTTTCATAGCCGAAATTATTTTTATCCCATTTTATGCCTTTGTTGCTAAAAAGACATCCAAAAATATCTCGTATATTTTAGGTGCGTTAGTATGGTGTGTTGCGGGATTCATTCTTTTCACATTTTCCCCTGATGTAACGATGTTCCAGGTAATTTTAATGGCTGCAATAATAGGTGCAGGAGTTTCGGCAGTCGCAGTTATGCCTTATACTATATTTGGGGATGTAACAGATGTTGCTGAGTTAAAATTTGGTAAAAGGGAAGAGGGTACTTTGAGTGGTCTGATGACGTTTGTCAGGAAAGTGGCGTCTGGTTTGGCTGTTGCAGGAGTTACCTTTTCATTAGGAATAGCAGGATTTGTTAATCCAATAGATGGTGTAGAACAATTTCAGCCCGAGAGTTTTTTATTTGCATTAAGATTCATAATTTCTTTCGTTCCCATAATTTTATTGGTTTTAGGAATAATTGCAGCAGTTAGATATCCATTAAATTCTAAAAGACATGAAAAATTAAGAGAATATCTAGAGGCGAAAAGAGATAATAAAACAATAAAAGAAGAATTAGAAAAAGAAATAACTGAATTGAAAAAAGAATTGATTTAA
- a CDS encoding ABC transporter permease gives MYKPQFIAYSGFSIMVIISVGLLLSSLYKNMVSAEAISQIIYQATIFLSGFYFEVTNTPWFIRWYVYFNPVTYLVDGMRKLMTGKVLVPVNIIVPVIWMLASILIFSMSYKGMVYREK, from the coding sequence ATATATAAACCACAATTTATAGCCTACAGTGGTTTTTCAATCATGGTAATAATTAGTGTTGGCCTTCTTCTTTCTTCATTGTATAAAAATATGGTATCCGCCGAAGCAATTTCTCAGATCATATATCAAGCGACCATTTTTTTAAGCGGATTTTATTTTGAAGTGACTAATACACCTTGGTTTATAAGATGGTACGTTTATTTTAACCCCGTTACTTATTTAGTGGATGGGATGAGGAAGTTGATGACTGGAAAAGTTCTTGTCCCAGTTAATATAATTGTGCCTGTTATCTGGATGTTGGCATCTATCTTAATCTTTTCGATGAGTTATAAGGGGATGGTTTACCGTGAAAAATAA
- a CDS encoding DUF1667 domain-containing protein — MNSVEYKKKKVVCTTCPLGCKINVIYADADEIEIVEVKGNRCKRGLEFVKQEITDPLRVVVTSVKVEDGEIPMASVRSDKPVPLRLINDIMKILKETKVKAPIKRGDVVIQNILGTGSDIIATRSVNRKK; from the coding sequence GTGAACTCGGTTGAATATAAAAAAAAGAAAGTAGTTTGTACAACTTGTCCTTTGGGATGTAAAATAAACGTTATTTATGCAGATGCGGATGAAATAGAAATTGTAGAAGTTAAAGGGAACAGATGCAAAAGAGGATTAGAATTTGTAAAGCAAGAAATCACGGATCCCTTAAGAGTGGTGGTAACAAGCGTAAAAGTAGAAGATGGAGAAATCCCGATGGCTTCGGTTAGGTCTGATAAACCCGTTCCATTAAGACTTATAAATGACATAATGAAAATATTAAAAGAAACAAAGGTAAAAGCACCTATCAAAAGAGGGGATGTTGTTATACAAAATATATTGGGCACAGGTAGTGATATAATAGCTACTAGAAGTGTGAACAGGAAAAAATAA
- a CDS encoding MATE family efflux transporter — protein MDIYKRIIRIAFPIALQQVIFTSVNFVDTLMIGLLGEVAIASVGLSNQFFFLYNLILFGLVSGGGIFFAQYWGKKDEDGLSRSVALTILSSLLFSVAFFLLSYFTPELVLRFFSPDIEVIKAGVPYLRVIAFSYPLFAITMVFSFMLRSIGKAHLPLIITIIELSTNILLNYLLIFGKMGFPVLGIKGAAIGTLIARAIGCTATVFIVYVGKLPGRAYFKHVAELNSKFMKNFFHYALPTLANEFAWSLGFTMYTVVYAHMGTSVIAAQRVMSTIEGFAVSVTFSIANAASVIIGNILGVSKFEEALETSKKALKLAELISVIAAIVGIVTTFLVVDVFDVSEEVKNMVKVTIIISMGFLPLKSFNGMNVVGFLRAGGDTRFSFLVEASTLWFIGVPLSAIGGLLLNLSFPSVYLLTMIEEIIKSIILFFRYRSKKWLRNVLEEA, from the coding sequence ATGGATATCTACAAAAGAATAATAAGAATAGCTTTCCCGATAGCCCTTCAGCAAGTTATCTTTACAAGTGTTAATTTTGTTGATACCTTAATGATTGGCCTTTTGGGAGAGGTTGCCATAGCTTCAGTCGGACTTTCAAATCAGTTTTTCTTTTTATACAACTTAATATTGTTTGGATTAGTTTCTGGAGGAGGTATTTTCTTTGCACAGTATTGGGGGAAAAAAGATGAGGATGGATTATCTCGTTCTGTTGCGTTAACTATCTTGTCCTCCCTTCTCTTCTCTGTCGCATTCTTTTTATTGAGCTATTTTACTCCGGAATTAGTTTTAAGATTTTTTAGCCCAGATATCGAAGTTATTAAAGCTGGAGTCCCTTATTTAAGGGTAATTGCTTTTAGTTACCCATTATTTGCAATTACAATGGTTTTTTCTTTTATGCTTAGAAGTATAGGAAAAGCTCATTTGCCTTTGATAATAACCATTATAGAATTATCTACAAACATCTTGCTAAATTATTTGCTTATCTTTGGTAAGATGGGTTTTCCTGTTTTAGGTATAAAAGGTGCTGCAATAGGGACTTTGATTGCTAGAGCGATCGGATGTACTGCAACAGTTTTTATAGTTTACGTTGGAAAGCTCCCAGGAAGGGCTTATTTTAAACATGTTGCTGAATTGAATTCAAAATTTATGAAGAATTTCTTTCATTACGCCTTACCTACTTTGGCAAACGAATTCGCGTGGTCATTAGGGTTCACTATGTATACCGTTGTTTATGCCCATATGGGAACAAGTGTAATAGCTGCTCAAAGAGTCATGTCAACTATTGAGGGGTTTGCAGTTTCAGTGACTTTTTCTATAGCTAACGCTGCATCTGTAATTATTGGAAATATATTGGGAGTATCTAAATTTGAAGAAGCCTTGGAAACCTCCAAAAAAGCCTTAAAATTGGCGGAGTTAATAAGTGTAATAGCCGCTATTGTAGGGATAGTAACTACGTTTTTAGTAGTTGATGTATTTGATGTTTCAGAAGAAGTTAAAAATATGGTAAAAGTCACAATAATTATTTCAATGGGTTTTCTACCGCTAAAAAGCTTCAACGGCATGAACGTTGTCGGATTTTTAAGAGCTGGAGGAGACACAAGATTCTCTTTTTTGGTTGAAGCGTCTACGTTGTGGTTTATAGGGGTTCCTTTATCTGCAATTGGAGGGTTGTTATTAAATTTAAGTTTTCCTAGCGTTTATCTTTTAACAATGATAGAAGAGATTATAAAATCAATAATTCTTTTTTTCAGATATAGAAGTAAAAAATGGCTTAGAAACGTTTTAGAAGAGGCTTAA
- a CDS encoding glycerol-3-phosphate responsive antiterminator: MKGLCNLIKKNTIIPAVRNLDDLDDALKTESPIIFLLTGSILILEDVMPIVKQFNKKLFINIDLLEGIASDKKGIEYLARKKLCDGIISTKNNAIKTAMQENLMAVQRVFLIDSNSLKSVVNFLEKTSQPDAFEILPAIAAPYFLENIGTKVCLIAGGLISKEEEVLKLFKNGIHAISTSAKDLW; encoded by the coding sequence ATGAAAGGTTTATGTAATTTAATCAAAAAAAACACGATAATTCCTGCCGTCAGAAATTTAGATGACTTAGATGATGCTTTAAAAACTGAATCCCCTATCATCTTTTTGCTTACGGGATCTATATTAATTTTAGAAGATGTTATGCCCATTGTAAAACAATTTAATAAAAAATTATTTATCAATATCGATTTACTGGAAGGTATCGCTTCTGATAAAAAAGGTATTGAATATTTAGCTCGTAAAAAGTTATGTGATGGAATCATATCCACGAAAAATAACGCTATAAAAACTGCTATGCAAGAAAATTTAATGGCAGTTCAAAGGGTGTTTTTGATAGATTCTAATTCTTTAAAATCTGTTGTAAATTTTCTGGAAAAAACTTCTCAACCTGATGCCTTTGAAATATTACCCGCGATAGCGGCTCCATATTTTTTAGAAAATATAGGAACAAAAGTATGTTTGATAGCTGGAGGATTAATCAGTAAAGAAGAGGAAGTTCTGAAACTCTTTAAAAATGGTATCCATGCTATTTCTACCAGTGCTAAAGATTTGTGGTGA
- a CDS encoding NAD(P)/FAD-dependent oxidoreductase: MIAVIGSGIVGSLIAREINKYIEDVFIFEARNGIGTGVTKGNSGIIHGGYDDTPGSLRAELCYKGNKLYDEISQELSVEVKRVGSHVVALNEEELKAIDELEERAIQNGVQEYEILDKTELLEMEPNLNSDALKSFYCPIAGVTEPWEVAMQASRSLEINGGKVLKNKKLVEVKKKDNKFELLFEDGSSYIADLVINVAGLYADEVAKFFGDEVPYIFPVKGEYYLLGKNIKYANSVIFPTPSKLTKGCLVVPTVDGGFLAGPTAHGVKSKQDFSTTQEGLLEVREKSLRLVPTLDFSRNVVKAFAGLRPETREKDFHIDVGEGNVIHVSGIRSPGLTAAPAIARYVVEYLIQEKLHINLQKRENYLTHIEKVPHLVERDYDYWGRVIQEDPEAGEMICYCNKITKKEIKEAIKSGARTLDDVKFATRASFGECQGSFCTPKILKIISEETGLKPEEVLQNEEGSWIINSEVRMI, encoded by the coding sequence TTGATAGCGGTTATAGGTTCTGGAATAGTAGGAAGTTTAATTGCAAGAGAAATTAACAAATATATAGAAGATGTCTTCATATTTGAAGCAAGAAACGGAATAGGAACAGGAGTCACAAAAGGAAATTCTGGAATAATTCACGGGGGGTATGACGATACTCCAGGAAGTTTAAGGGCAGAACTATGTTATAAGGGTAATAAATTATACGATGAGATATCGCAAGAACTTTCTGTAGAAGTGAAAAGAGTTGGGTCACATGTTGTTGCCTTAAACGAAGAAGAGTTAAAAGCAATCGATGAGTTAGAAGAAAGGGCAATTCAAAACGGGGTCCAAGAATATGAGATTTTAGATAAGACGGAACTATTAGAAATGGAGCCAAATTTAAATAGCGATGCATTAAAATCCTTTTATTGTCCTATAGCAGGTGTGACTGAGCCGTGGGAAGTAGCTATGCAAGCTTCAAGATCGTTAGAGATTAACGGAGGAAAAGTTTTAAAAAATAAGAAACTTGTTGAAGTGAAAAAGAAAGATAACAAGTTTGAATTGCTCTTTGAAGATGGGAGCAGTTATATAGCCGATTTAGTTATTAATGTCGCAGGATTGTATGCAGATGAGGTAGCAAAATTTTTTGGAGATGAGGTACCTTATATTTTCCCTGTAAAAGGTGAGTACTATCTTTTAGGAAAGAATATAAAATACGCAAATTCTGTCATTTTTCCAACTCCCTCTAAGTTGACGAAAGGTTGTTTGGTGGTTCCAACTGTGGATGGGGGTTTTTTAGCTGGACCTACTGCTCATGGTGTGAAATCAAAACAAGATTTTTCTACGACTCAAGAAGGGCTTTTAGAAGTCAGAGAAAAGTCTTTGAGATTGGTTCCAACTTTAGATTTTTCAAGGAATGTAGTAAAAGCATTTGCTGGTCTAAGACCTGAAACAAGAGAAAAAGATTTTCATATCGATGTAGGCGAAGGGAATGTTATACATGTTTCTGGCATAAGATCACCTGGATTAACCGCTGCGCCTGCTATTGCAAGGTATGTTGTTGAATATCTTATTCAAGAAAAGTTGCATATTAATTTACAAAAAAGGGAAAATTACCTCACTCATATTGAAAAAGTTCCACATTTAGTGGAAAGGGATTACGACTATTGGGGAAGAGTCATTCAAGAAGATCCCGAAGCGGGAGAAATGATCTGCTATTGTAACAAAATAACAAAAAAAGAGATTAAAGAGGCTATAAAAAGCGGTGCAAGAACTTTAGATGATGTTAAATTTGCTACGAGAGCGTCTTTTGGAGAATGTCAAGGAAGTTTTTGCACACCAAAAATATTGAAAATAATCTCCGAAGAGACAGGGCTAAAACCAGAAGAAGTACTTCAAAATGAAGAAGGTTCGTGGATAATAAATTCCGAGGTGAGGATGATATGA
- a CDS encoding NAD(P)/FAD-dependent oxidoreductase, translating to MKYETDVVVLGGGGGGMAAAKAADKNGANVILIEREEENGGVLNQCIHNGFGIHYYRKDLTGPEFKETLQEELEHTNVKVLNSAFVLDVNKDKQLTFVNHKGIHEIKTKALVMATGARERHFNSLAVPGDRVAGIFTAGVAQKYINLQNLKPANSALIVGSGDIGLIMARRLHLEGIEVKGVVEILPYPGGLERNVQQCLRDYNIPLYLSHTVTRVEGNKRLGKVYVSQVDENRQIIPNTEKIFNVDSLVTSVGLIPLTDPIKFVETAPGFITSNTNQTSEDWIFAAGNCTVVFDLVDYVSREGEKAGKYAALYAQNQYFPEQKVKVIKGKNINVLHPMYIDPNERTKLYLRVSKTFKRAEVTVEPLGIKMVEEEARPSEMIEISMKPFKDKNLKEIEVSARELG from the coding sequence ATGAAATACGAAACAGATGTTGTTGTATTAGGCGGTGGCGGAGGAGGAATGGCCGCTGCTAAAGCTGCAGATAAAAATGGTGCAAACGTGATTCTTATTGAGAGGGAAGAAGAAAACGGTGGAGTTTTGAATCAATGTATTCACAATGGTTTTGGGATACATTACTATAGAAAGGATTTAACCGGTCCAGAATTCAAAGAAACTCTTCAAGAAGAATTAGAGCATACGAATGTAAAAGTATTAAACAGCGCTTTTGTGTTGGATGTGAATAAGGATAAACAATTGACTTTTGTCAATCATAAAGGGATACACGAGATAAAAACAAAGGCTTTAGTTATGGCAACAGGGGCAAGAGAAAGACATTTTAATTCACTTGCGGTTCCTGGAGATAGGGTTGCTGGTATTTTTACTGCAGGAGTAGCTCAAAAATACATCAACCTTCAAAATCTTAAGCCAGCTAATAGCGCCTTGATAGTCGGTTCGGGGGATATTGGATTAATAATGGCTCGCAGGCTTCATTTAGAGGGAATAGAAGTAAAAGGTGTTGTAGAAATTTTGCCATACCCGGGTGGGTTGGAAAGAAACGTTCAACAATGTCTAAGGGATTATAATATTCCATTGTATCTTTCCCATACCGTCACAAGGGTAGAGGGAAATAAGAGATTAGGTAAAGTTTACGTATCTCAAGTGGATGAAAATAGACAAATCATTCCAAATACCGAAAAGATATTCAACGTAGATTCTCTCGTAACATCGGTGGGCCTCATACCTTTAACAGATCCTATTAAATTTGTTGAAACTGCCCCTGGATTTATTACATCTAATACAAACCAAACCTCTGAAGATTGGATCTTTGCAGCTGGTAACTGTACAGTTGTATTTGATTTAGTGGACTATGTTTCGAGAGAAGGAGAAAAAGCCGGTAAATATGCAGCTCTGTATGCACAAAATCAATACTTTCCAGAACAAAAAGTAAAAGTTATAAAAGGGAAAAACATAAATGTACTGCATCCAATGTATATAGATCCCAACGAAAGGACAAAATTGTACCTTAGAGTTTCAAAAACTTTCAAAAGAGCAGAAGTTACAGTAGAACCTCTTGGAATTAAGATGGTGGAAGAAGAGGCCAGACCATCTGAAATGATTGAAATTTCCATGAAACCATTTAAGGATAAGAATTTGAAAGAAATAGAGGTGAGTGCACGTGAACTCGGTTGA
- a CDS encoding FadR/GntR family transcriptional regulator translates to MSNDIKKDGKSKEIIEDILKQIENTKIKIGEKLPSERDLSKKYNVSRIVIREVISYLKAINVVESVQGSGNYVKRYYKNSFGLSFPDYDVDDLMESRKILERSIAFSVFKHLDDKLINDMAKICDDFSKAIITKDLENSLAQDFKFHQLYAKYSKNPIIENFLDYLTSFIQQKVWRVMKEDYLFTNTYNKKTLENHRNILKSLKERDLNKLLLYIELHYDTIIEGLKK, encoded by the coding sequence ATGAGTAATGACATTAAAAAAGATGGAAAAAGTAAGGAAATTATAGAAGACATACTTAAACAGATAGAAAATACAAAAATAAAAATTGGTGAAAAATTACCTTCAGAAAGAGATCTTTCAAAAAAGTATAATGTCTCAAGGATAGTTATAAGAGAGGTTATCAGTTATTTAAAAGCTATCAACGTTGTGGAAAGTGTGCAAGGAAGTGGCAACTACGTAAAAAGATATTATAAAAATTCTTTTGGACTATCTTTTCCAGATTACGATGTTGATGATTTAATGGAAAGTAGGAAAATATTAGAGCGTTCTATAGCTTTTTCCGTTTTTAAACATTTAGATGATAAACTGATAAATGATATGGCGAAGATTTGTGACGATTTTAGCAAAGCCATAATTACAAAAGATTTAGAGAATTCCCTTGCCCAAGATTTTAAATTTCACCAGTTATATGCAAAATACTCGAAAAATCCAATAATAGAGAATTTCTTAGATTATTTAACAAGTTTTATCCAACAAAAAGTTTGGAGGGTAATGAAGGAAGATTATTTGTTCACAAATACATACAACAAAAAAACACTTGAAAATCATCGAAATATATTGAAATCGTTGAAAGAAAGAGATTTAAATAAACTTTTATTGTATATTGAGTTACATTACGACACAATAATCGAAGGATTGAAAAAGTAA
- a CDS encoding carbohydrate ABC transporter permease yields MATKKNKRIGERSPVLYFILPALILVGLVLIYPIIYAVGISFFNWPLVDESSRGFIGISNYVRIFQDKEFWHALFLQLGFIFIAIPIELIMGFFVALLLNREFKGVNLIRSLLLLPVFVLPVLSGLTWRLMLQPEYGAISFLLNTLGIPQTAWLANPGTAYAAVIIQDIWRMWPFMFMFIYSGLINIPSSLIEAADLDGAKFWDKVIKIIIPLLRPTITTALLLRLIDALRIFSEVFVMTGGGPSNATTLLSLYIHKQAFRYFNVGYASAMGVILIVISLIIANFLVRRNMDSGS; encoded by the coding sequence ATGGCTACTAAGAAGAACAAAAGGATAGGGGAGAGATCCCCCGTCCTTTATTTTATACTACCTGCCTTAATTTTAGTAGGACTAGTTTTAATTTATCCTATCATATATGCAGTAGGTATCTCATTTTTCAACTGGCCTCTTGTAGATGAATCTTCAAGAGGGTTCATTGGAATATCTAATTATGTAAGAATATTTCAAGATAAAGAATTTTGGCATGCTTTATTTCTTCAATTGGGATTCATATTTATAGCTATCCCTATAGAACTAATTATGGGGTTCTTTGTCGCTTTGCTACTTAATAGAGAATTTAAAGGTGTAAATCTAATAAGATCCTTATTGCTTTTACCCGTCTTTGTTCTGCCAGTTTTATCGGGTTTAACATGGCGTTTAATGTTACAACCCGAGTATGGTGCGATTAGTTTTTTGCTGAATACATTAGGTATCCCACAAACTGCTTGGCTTGCCAACCCAGGAACAGCATATGCAGCAGTTATTATTCAAGATATATGGAGGATGTGGCCTTTCATGTTTATGTTTATATACTCTGGACTCATTAACATACCCTCTTCATTGATAGAAGCTGCTGATTTAGATGGTGCAAAATTTTGGGATAAGGTAATAAAGATAATTATTCCTTTGCTTAGACCAACAATAACTACCGCTTTATTGTTAAGGCTGATAGATGCATTGCGTATTTTTTCTGAAGTTTTTGTTATGACAGGAGGAGGTCCAAGTAACGCTACCACTTTATTGTCTTTGTATATTCATAAACAGGCCTTTAGATATTTTAACGTTGGTTACGCTTCAGCCATGGGAGTTATTCTGATAGTGATAAGTTTAATTATCGCAAATTTTTTGGTTCGAAGAAATATGGATAGTGGGAGTTGA